In a single window of the Actinomycetota bacterium genome:
- a CDS encoding MerR family transcriptional regulator encodes MAAESQAAPAQADDQVPRYRVTAVERMTRIPASTLRSWERRYGWPRPFRAASGQRLYSDHDVAVIRFLDRRRIEGMSMSQATALLRSAPAVEDHDPRRLFDRLVAALRAFDEAAAERAFAAAEALLGTEGVATGVVPAAIAAAAEPGHGPGEGGDGTPVEVEHFASNFLRRQVLRLLDGQPPAMGRPVLVGCGPDEQHELGALLLTLLLRARGHRVVYLGARVPGPAMERAAAALGPAGVVVSLTM; translated from the coding sequence CGGGTCACCGCCGTCGAGCGGATGACCCGCATCCCGGCGAGCACCCTGCGGTCCTGGGAGCGGCGCTACGGCTGGCCGCGGCCGTTCCGGGCCGCCTCGGGCCAGCGGCTCTACTCCGACCACGACGTGGCCGTGATCCGCTTCCTCGACCGGCGCCGGATCGAGGGCATGTCGATGTCGCAGGCCACCGCCCTGCTCCGGTCGGCCCCGGCGGTCGAGGACCACGACCCGCGGCGGCTGTTTGACCGCCTGGTCGCCGCCCTGCGGGCCTTCGACGAGGCCGCCGCCGAGCGGGCCTTCGCCGCCGCCGAGGCCCTCCTCGGCACCGAGGGCGTGGCCACCGGCGTGGTCCCGGCGGCCATCGCCGCCGCCGCCGAGCCCGGCCACGGACCGGGGGAGGGCGGCGACGGCACGCCGGTCGAGGTCGAGCACTTCGCCTCCAACTTCCTGCGCCGCCAGGTCCTGCGCCTGCTCGACGGCCAGCCGCCGGCCATGGGCCGGCCGGTGCTGGTCGGCTGCGGCCCCGACGAGCAGCACGAGCTGGGCGCCCTGCTGCTGACCCTGCTGCTCCGGGCCCGCGGCCACCGGGTCGTCTACCTGGGCGCCCGCGTCCCCGGGCCGGCCATGGAGCGGGCCGCCGCCGCCCTCGGCCCGGCCGGGGTGGTGGTCAGCCTGACCATGC